One part of the Sulfolobus tengchongensis genome encodes these proteins:
- a CDS encoding transketolase, protein MEKGGSDGAPISIEELNKLRQIAEKARRNVIKMLFYDQTIHVGSSLSSIEILTTLIFKYIRLDSNLVNKDWLILSKGHAAPALYAVLAEKGYIKEEELWRIQDITGLLQGHPETFIPGVDMSTGSLGQGLSFGIGVATGIKMANGTGRVYVIMGDGEQDEGEIWEAMTHAVTRNLDNLIAFIEMNNFQLDGSTDEIKPKSFLPKVWEAVGWKVLSCDGHDFISISNAINEAFKANKPVVIFANTVRGKGFPAIENTHKQRSSPDDARKYLLNA, encoded by the coding sequence ATGGAAAAAGGTGGAAGTGATGGAGCTCCAATATCAATAGAAGAACTAAACAAATTAAGACAAATAGCTGAAAAAGCGAGAAGAAATGTCATCAAAATGCTATTTTACGATCAAACGATACATGTAGGTTCTTCTCTAAGTAGTATAGAAATATTAACTACTTTAATATTTAAATATATAAGACTAGATTCAAACTTAGTGAATAAAGATTGGTTAATTTTAAGTAAAGGCCATGCTGCGCCTGCTCTCTATGCCGTTTTAGCTGAAAAGGGATATATAAAGGAGGAAGAGTTATGGAGAATCCAAGATATTACGGGCTTATTGCAAGGTCACCCAGAGACTTTCATTCCGGGAGTAGATATGTCAACAGGAAGCCTAGGTCAAGGTTTAAGTTTTGGGATAGGAGTAGCTACTGGTATCAAAATGGCTAATGGAACTGGAAGGGTTTATGTCATAATGGGTGATGGCGAACAAGATGAGGGAGAAATATGGGAAGCAATGACACATGCGGTTACTAGAAATTTAGATAACCTAATTGCATTTATAGAAATGAATAATTTCCAGTTAGATGGCTCCACGGATGAGATAAAGCCTAAGAGTTTCTTACCTAAGGTCTGGGAAGCGGTTGGGTGGAAAGTATTAAGTTGCGATGGTCACGATTTTATTAGTATTAGTAATGCTATTAATGAAGCTTTTAAAGCAAATAAACCAGTAGTTATATTTGCTAATACCGTGAGGGGAAAGGGATTTCCCGCGATAGAAAATACACATAAACAGAGGTCTAGTCCAGATGATGCAAGGAAATATCTACTCAATGCGTGA
- the aroF gene encoding 3-deoxy-7-phosphoheptulonate synthase, whose translation MILYILKDKSDFSTLKEKLNQNSASYKVLSLYGKNLVLAWPDQNVKSISDDSIEIKVEVKKPYILASNDWKKQPTIVNVKDVEIGGNKVVIAAGPCAVESEEQVLTTAKAVKRAGASLLRGGAYKPRTSPYSFQGLGDEGVKILRRVGDEVGLPIVTEIMDTRDSPIFKQYVDMIQIGARNAQNFSLLKEVGQLGKPVLLKRGMGNTVEEWLQAAEYILLEGNGNVVLCERGIRTFERSTRFTLDIGGMVAAKLMTHLPICADPSHPAGRRELVHSLALAAVAAGADMLLIEVHPTPEKALSDAEQQLTLESFEVLVNRIRDLTRALGRDV comes from the coding sequence ATGATCCTATATATTTTAAAAGATAAAAGCGACTTCTCAACGTTAAAAGAGAAGTTAAATCAGAATTCGGCGTCTTATAAGGTATTAAGTTTGTATGGTAAGAATTTAGTGTTAGCATGGCCAGATCAAAATGTAAAAAGTATCAGTGATGACAGCATAGAAATAAAAGTTGAAGTTAAGAAACCTTACATTCTTGCAAGCAATGATTGGAAAAAACAGCCTACGATAGTTAATGTGAAAGACGTTGAAATAGGTGGCAATAAAGTTGTAATTGCGGCTGGTCCTTGTGCAGTAGAAAGTGAAGAACAAGTACTTACTACTGCTAAAGCTGTTAAAAGAGCTGGTGCGTCATTACTTAGAGGAGGTGCATATAAACCTAGAACAAGTCCATATTCATTTCAAGGTTTAGGGGATGAAGGAGTAAAGATTTTGAGGAGAGTAGGCGATGAAGTTGGTTTACCTATCGTAACAGAGATAATGGATACTAGAGATTCGCCAATATTTAAGCAATATGTCGATATGATACAAATTGGAGCCAGAAATGCACAGAACTTCTCCCTCCTCAAGGAAGTAGGCCAGTTAGGCAAACCCGTACTATTGAAGCGAGGAATGGGTAATACAGTAGAAGAGTGGCTTCAGGCAGCTGAGTACATTTTACTAGAAGGAAATGGTAATGTAGTGCTATGTGAAAGAGGTATAAGGACCTTTGAAAGATCAACAAGATTTACATTAGATATAGGCGGAATGGTAGCAGCTAAATTAATGACACATTTACCTATTTGTGCAGATCCAAGTCATCCAGCTGGCAGGAGAGAGCTAGTACATTCATTAGCATTAGCTGCGGTAGCTGCAGGTGCCGATATGCTATTAATAGAAGTTCATCCAACACCCGAAAAGGCACTAAGTGATGCTGAGCAACAACTAACTCTGGAATCTTTTGAGGTCTTAGTTAATAGAATTAGAGATCTAACAAGAGCTTTAGGTAGAGATGTATGA
- the aroB gene encoding 3-dehydroquinate synthase — protein MREVTENICCSEVKVVIGEGSLSKLLDIKDHKIGVIYSKKLNIDNVIKYLSDPYLISIEDGENAKDLSNIMLLVNELFERNFDRSDYIIAVGGGTVTDIAGFVASIYLRGINLVNVPTTFLGMVDAAIGGKNGVNFNNIKNIIGTFYQPTMIISDLTFLETLPTEELKKGLAEVIKYGLTLDKELYDFLSLNKDEVLNKDKLVLEELIYRSTIDKLAVVKEDERETRGIRIVLNFGHTIGHAIEAGSGFKVPHGYAISVGMVCEAKIAEELGYAEEGVVEDVLWLLQLYGLPYDISQIDAPLDLKTALNAIEMDKKHRRNVILMPFPTRIGNWKKVEVPLNVIKGFAEQCLTK, from the coding sequence ATGAGAGAAGTTACAGAAAATATTTGTTGTTCTGAGGTTAAAGTGGTAATAGGTGAGGGTTCTCTTTCTAAATTGCTTGATATAAAAGATCATAAAATTGGGGTTATATATTCAAAGAAATTAAATATAGATAATGTTATTAAGTATCTATCAGATCCTTATCTAATTTCAATTGAAGATGGAGAGAATGCAAAAGATCTATCTAATATAATGCTATTAGTGAATGAACTGTTCGAAAGGAATTTTGATAGGAGTGATTATATTATTGCCGTAGGTGGTGGAACTGTAACAGACATTGCAGGGTTTGTTGCATCAATATATCTAAGAGGAATAAATCTAGTAAACGTACCAACTACGTTTTTAGGTATGGTAGATGCTGCAATAGGAGGTAAAAATGGAGTAAATTTTAATAATATAAAGAATATTATTGGAACATTTTATCAACCCACTATGATAATTTCTGATCTAACATTTTTGGAAACCTTGCCAACAGAAGAACTAAAGAAAGGATTAGCAGAAGTAATTAAATATGGTTTAACGTTAGATAAGGAATTATATGACTTCCTATCTCTAAATAAAGATGAAGTATTAAATAAAGATAAGTTAGTTTTAGAGGAGTTAATTTATAGATCCACAATCGATAAACTTGCAGTTGTGAAGGAAGATGAGAGAGAGACGAGAGGTATACGTATAGTATTGAATTTTGGACATACAATTGGACACGCGATAGAGGCTGGTTCTGGATTTAAAGTTCCACATGGTTATGCTATTTCAGTAGGGATGGTGTGCGAAGCGAAGATAGCAGAGGAGTTAGGTTATGCAGAAGAGGGAGTTGTTGAAGATGTATTATGGCTGTTGCAATTGTATGGTTTACCTTATGATATTTCACAGATAGATGCCCCGCTAGATTTAAAAACTGCGTTAAACGCTATCGAGATGGATAAAAAACATAGAAGGAACGTTATCTTGATGCCTTTTCCTACAAGAATTGGCAATTGGAAGAAAGTTGAGGTACCCTTAAATGTGATTAAGGGGTTTGCTGAACAATGTTTGACGAAATAA
- the aroE gene encoding shikimate dehydrogenase (AroE; catalyzes the conversion of shikimate to 3-dehydroshikimate) has product MFDEINYDTKLFGLIGKDIKYTLSPYIHNFSFRSLGVNAVYLVFDMNEDRFERSIDGLLEIAEGLNVTIPYKEKVMKHLDRTDLLSSRIQAVNTIYKREGYNTDYVAVKNLVIKKVENISGFECYIYGAGGAAKAAAFALAEMGCTINIINRTKARAQELKTLLNKNGFEALIKEKCEKDNNLVLVNSTPDPNVVAEECVKKSNLVIEFVYKPVETELIKKAKKYGIKYINGLEILVNQAVEAEKIWFNKSVPDEKIIEYLYARKLVW; this is encoded by the coding sequence ATGTTTGACGAAATAAATTATGATACTAAACTTTTTGGTTTGATAGGTAAGGATATAAAATATACTTTATCGCCATATATTCATAATTTTTCCTTTAGATCTTTGGGAGTTAATGCAGTATATTTAGTTTTTGACATGAATGAAGATAGATTTGAACGAAGTATAGATGGCTTACTAGAGATAGCTGAAGGCCTAAACGTCACTATACCATATAAGGAAAAAGTTATGAAACATTTAGATAGAACAGATCTATTATCTTCACGAATACAAGCTGTGAATACAATATACAAAAGGGAGGGATATAATACTGATTATGTAGCGGTAAAAAATTTAGTTATAAAAAAGGTTGAGAATATATCAGGCTTCGAGTGCTATATATATGGCGCTGGCGGTGCAGCAAAAGCTGCAGCTTTTGCATTAGCTGAAATGGGATGCACTATTAATATTATAAATAGAACTAAAGCCAGAGCGCAAGAATTAAAAACCTTACTGAATAAGAATGGTTTTGAAGCGTTAATTAAGGAAAAATGTGAGAAAGACAATAATTTAGTTCTAGTTAACAGTACTCCGGATCCAAATGTAGTTGCTGAAGAATGCGTGAAGAAATCTAATTTGGTAATAGAATTTGTTTATAAACCAGTGGAGACTGAATTGATTAAAAAAGCGAAGAAGTATGGAATTAAATATATAAATGGGTTAGAAATTTTAGTAAATCAGGCCGTAGAAGCGGAAAAGATATGGTTTAATAAAAGTGTTCCAGATGAAAAGATTATAGAGTATCTTTATGCCAGGAAACTCGTTTGGTAA
- a CDS encoding chorismate mutase, with protein sequence MSEELIRLREEIDKVDEQLVKLLAYRLELSRKIGKIKSNSNISVTDENREIKVKEKWLVNARKYNIPDSLVESILPLIFSYSKLMQINPGEKEKVVIYGYGGMAKSLASIISLAGHELAITGRDLNKAEILASQFKCVSMNYSQAINWGDIIILAIPPDIIINNLNEFFSNKLKDKILIDISSSKSIIFRYLEELSKKIGFKYVSTHPLFGPIEYPIGEKIVIIPSQTSSKDDLARIENFWRKVGLVPVITDVDTHEKAMAVVQVLTHYYLLGLNNSIEILSNELSVDFSNFYTTNFKEINKILRRIKDLKEVILEIQKQNPYAYKARNIGLEELKKIKEELDGG encoded by the coding sequence ATGAGTGAGGAATTAATAAGATTAAGAGAGGAGATAGATAAAGTTGATGAGCAGTTAGTAAAATTGCTTGCATATAGGTTAGAATTATCTAGAAAAATAGGGAAAATAAAATCAAATTCCAACATTAGCGTTACTGATGAGAATAGAGAAATAAAAGTTAAGGAGAAATGGTTAGTTAATGCAAGGAAGTATAATATTCCTGATAGTCTAGTTGAATCAATATTACCCTTAATTTTTTCATACTCTAAGTTAATGCAAATTAATCCGGGGGAAAAGGAGAAAGTAGTTATTTATGGATATGGCGGAATGGCTAAGTCACTTGCTTCCATTATTTCTTTAGCTGGTCATGAATTAGCCATTACTGGAAGAGATCTAAATAAAGCTGAGATATTAGCAAGTCAATTTAAATGTGTAAGTATGAACTATTCACAAGCTATAAATTGGGGAGATATAATTATATTAGCGATACCGCCAGATATAATTATAAATAATTTAAATGAATTCTTTTCCAATAAACTTAAAGATAAGATACTTATTGATATTAGTTCATCTAAATCTATAATTTTCAGATATTTAGAGGAGTTATCTAAAAAAATAGGTTTTAAATACGTTTCTACTCATCCTTTATTTGGTCCAATAGAATATCCGATAGGAGAAAAAATAGTCATTATTCCCTCTCAAACTAGCTCTAAAGATGATCTAGCAAGAATTGAGAATTTCTGGAGAAAGGTTGGCCTAGTTCCAGTTATAACTGACGTAGATACACATGAGAAAGCTATGGCTGTAGTTCAAGTTTTGACACATTATTATCTATTAGGACTAAATAATTCAATAGAAATATTATCCAATGAGTTAAGTGTTGATTTTAGTAATTTTTATACAACAAATTTCAAGGAGATTAACAAGATATTAAGGAGAATTAAAGACCTTAAAGAGGTAATTCTTGAGATACAAAAACAAAATCCTTATGCTTATAAGGCAAGAAACATAGGTTTAGAGGAGCTTAAAAAAATTAAAGAAGAACTAGATGGAGGTTAA
- a CDS encoding transketolase family protein, with protein MMQGNIYSMRETFGRLLAELGDQNKDLIVITADVGDSTRASYFREKFKDRYFNVGISEQDMVNFAAGLAAIGKKPAIVNFGMFLMRAWEQIRNSIARMNLDVKMFVTHTGYSDHGDGSSHQVLEDIALMRVLPNMKVIVPADPKDIERSLPVIINQERGPLYYRMGREYSPPITTGQDYEFKVGKAYIIREGSDLAIMGAGVVLWDALKAAEELEKLGISVAVINLFSIKPIDEDTIEYYARKTGKIITIEEHSIYGGIGSAVAEVTAKRYPVPIRFIGATTFGRSARSQRDLLDYYNINYKTIIREAIDLLK; from the coding sequence ATGATGCAAGGAAATATCTACTCAATGCGTGAAACTTTCGGAAGGTTACTAGCAGAATTAGGAGATCAAAATAAGGATTTAATAGTAATAACTGCTGACGTAGGGGATTCTACTAGAGCGTCATATTTTAGGGAGAAATTTAAAGACAGATACTTTAACGTTGGTATATCGGAACAAGATATGGTGAACTTTGCAGCTGGATTAGCAGCTATAGGTAAGAAACCAGCTATAGTTAATTTCGGAATGTTTTTAATGAGGGCTTGGGAACAAATAAGAAATAGCATAGCTAGGATGAATTTAGATGTTAAAATGTTTGTAACTCATACTGGCTATAGCGATCATGGTGATGGTTCTAGCCATCAAGTTCTTGAAGATATAGCATTAATGAGAGTACTCCCAAATATGAAGGTGATAGTTCCTGCTGATCCTAAAGATATAGAAAGAAGTTTGCCAGTTATAATAAATCAGGAAAGAGGTCCGTTGTATTATAGAATGGGTAGAGAGTACTCTCCACCGATTACCACAGGTCAAGATTATGAATTTAAGGTAGGTAAAGCATATATAATTAGAGAAGGAAGCGATTTAGCTATAATGGGTGCTGGTGTAGTTTTATGGGATGCGTTAAAAGCTGCAGAAGAGCTAGAGAAATTAGGTATTAGCGTCGCTGTGATAAATTTATTCTCTATAAAACCCATAGACGAGGATACTATAGAATATTATGCTAGAAAAACGGGTAAAATAATCACAATTGAAGAGCATAGTATATATGGAGGAATAGGATCTGCAGTAGCAGAGGTGACAGCAAAGCGTTATCCAGTGCCTATAAGGTTTATAGGTGCAACTACATTTGGAAGATCTGCTAGAAGTCAAAGAGATCTACTAGACTACTATAATATAAACTATAAAACTATTATAAGAGAGGCTATTGATTTATTGAAGTAG